In Populus alba chromosome 4, ASM523922v2, whole genome shotgun sequence, the genomic window TTTAGGTGGGACAGAAATGAACAACTTGATTAATGAACTCCTATTGTCTAAGATGTTTACATCTTTAATACAAATGATTTTTGtacaatttgaaaatattgtGTAGGCGAATGGTGGAACAGTGATGTTGAAGAGATTGAAAAACAAGGGAGCAAGCTGGGATTGCCACCAAATGCATCGGACGCGCATACCATTAATGGGAAGCCAGGGCCGCTGTTCCCTTGCTCTGAGAAACGTAAGCAAATATTTTGATCCTAGTCCTGTGTTAAGCATCCATGGATTTTCCAAAATCTTCTGAGGCTTTTTCACAAATATGGAGTACACATCAAGACAGTTTGCAAGAAACCAGTGTACCATCAAATTCTCAGAAGATAACAATTTTCTAGAATGTTGTATATTAAGATCACCTCTTTGTTATCATGCGctatctttctctttcttttggcAGATACATTTGCCATGGAGGTTGAACAGGGAAAGACGTACCTCTTGAGAATCATCAATGCTGCACTCAACGACGAGCTTTTCTTTGCAATCGCTGGTCACAACATGACTGTGGTAGAAGTTGATGCAGTTTACACCAAACATTTTACCACTCAAGCAGTACTGATTGCACCAGGACAAACCACAAATGTTCTTGTTCAAGCAACGCAATCACCGAACAGATATTTCATGGCTGCTAGGCCTTTCATGGACGCTCCACTTACTGTAGACAACAAAACTGCCGCTGCTATACTGCAGTATAAAGGCATCACAAACACTGTAATCCCTATCCTTCCCAAGCTACCGGCACCAAACGACACTGCTTTCGCACTTAGCTACAATGCCAAGCTTAGAAGCCTAAACTCTCCACAATTCCCAGCAAATGTGCCTCTTAAAGTTGACAGGCATCTTTTTTACACAATTGGTTTAGGAATAAATCCATGTCCATCCTGCTTAAATGGAACACGACTCACTGCTTCCTTAAACAACATCACTTTCGTAATGCCCCAAATTGGCCTCCTTCAAGCTCACTACTTTAACACCAAGGGAGTATTTAGGTTAGATTTTCCAGATAACCCTCCATCGCCATTCAATTACACTGGTGTGCCACTCACTGCAAACCTCGGCACTACACTAGGCACAAGGCTTAGTAAAATTGTATATAATTCAACTGTGCAATTGGTACTACAAGACACCAATCTTCTCACTGTCGAATCACACCCTTTCCACCTTCATGGTTACAACTTCTTCGTTGTTGGAACTGGAATTGGAAACTTTGACCCTAAAAAGGACCCAGCAAAATTTAACTTGGTTGATCCTCCCGAGAGAAACACAGTTGGGGTGCCTACTGGTGGATGGACTGCTATAAGGTTCAAGGCAGATAATCCAGGTACATATAGTAGTACATAACCATATGGACTTCAACAtggtttttcttgttctt contains:
- the LOC118039745 gene encoding laccase-11, which translates into the protein MAAALSKNSCLGYYFLLLCLIGFISHPAKAAVKKYLFDIQVKNVSRLCHAKPIVTVNGRFPGPTVYVREGDRVQVNVTNHAKYNMSIHWHGLKQFRNGWADGPAYITQCPIKTGHSYTYDFNVTGQRGTLWWHAHIFWLRATVYGAIVIMPKPGTPFPFPQPHREETIILGEWWNSDVEEIEKQGSKLGLPPNASDAHTINGKPGPLFPCSEKHTFAMEVEQGKTYLLRIINAALNDELFFAIAGHNMTVVEVDAVYTKHFTTQAVLIAPGQTTNVLVQATQSPNRYFMAARPFMDAPLTVDNKTAAAILQYKGITNTVIPILPKLPAPNDTAFALSYNAKLRSLNSPQFPANVPLKVDRHLFYTIGLGINPCPSCLNGTRLTASLNNITFVMPQIGLLQAHYFNTKGVFRLDFPDNPPSPFNYTGVPLTANLGTTLGTRLSKIVYNSTVQLVLQDTNLLTVESHPFHLHGYNFFVVGTGIGNFDPKKDPAKFNLVDPPERNTVGVPTGGWTAIRFKADNPGVWFMHCHLELHTSWGLKTAFVVENGVGPDQSILPPPKDLPPC